Proteins from a genomic interval of Clostridium sp. AN503:
- the uxaC gene encoding glucuronate isomerase, producing the protein MRQFMDKDFMLTTESARALFHNYAEKMPILDYHCHINPKEIAEDRKFDNITQVWLGGDHYKWRQMRSNGVDERYITGDASDREKFQKWAETLEKLIGNPLYHWSHLELQRYFGYTGHLCGDTAEEVWNLCNEQLQNKWTVRSLIKASNVTLICTTDDPIDTLEWHKKIAADDTFDVQVLPAWRPDKATNIEKPEFASYMGKLSEVSGVTVKDFASLKEAIKNRMAYFAECGCSVSDHGLEYVMYYPASEEKIDSIIAKRLDGQDITKEEELNFKTEFMLFLAKEYNRMNWAMQLHYGCKRDNNAYMYEQLGADTGFDCINNYAPSAQMADFLNALSATNEIPRTILYSLNPNDDASIGTIIGCFQDTAAAGKIQHGSAWWFNDHKVGMTNQMTSLANLGCLGNFIGMLTDSRSFLSYTRHEYFRRIMCELIGGWVENGEYPDDQKALKTIVEGICYNNAVKYFGFDL; encoded by the coding sequence ATGAGACAGTTTATGGACAAGGACTTCATGCTGACCACCGAATCTGCCAGAGCGCTGTTCCACAACTACGCTGAGAAGATGCCGATTCTGGACTATCACTGCCACATCAACCCGAAGGAGATCGCCGAGGACCGCAAGTTCGACAACATCACCCAGGTATGGCTGGGCGGCGACCATTACAAGTGGCGCCAGATGCGCTCCAACGGCGTGGACGAGAGATACATCACCGGCGACGCCTCCGACCGTGAGAAATTCCAGAAATGGGCTGAGACCCTGGAGAAGCTGATCGGCAACCCGCTGTACCACTGGAGCCACTTGGAGCTGCAGAGATACTTCGGCTACACCGGCCATCTGTGCGGCGATACCGCCGAGGAGGTCTGGAACCTCTGCAACGAGCAGCTTCAGAACAAATGGACCGTCCGCAGCCTGATCAAGGCTTCCAACGTAACCCTGATCTGCACCACCGACGATCCGATCGACACTCTGGAGTGGCACAAGAAGATCGCTGCTGACGACACCTTTGACGTACAGGTGCTCCCGGCATGGAGACCGGACAAGGCCACCAACATCGAGAAACCGGAATTCGCTTCCTATATGGGCAAGCTCTCTGAGGTGAGCGGTGTTACCGTGAAGGATTTTGCTTCCCTCAAAGAAGCCATCAAAAACCGTATGGCTTACTTTGCAGAGTGCGGCTGCAGCGTTTCCGACCACGGCCTGGAGTATGTGATGTACTATCCGGCTTCCGAAGAAAAGATTGACTCCATTATCGCAAAGAGACTGGACGGGCAGGATATCACCAAGGAGGAGGAGCTGAACTTCAAGACTGAGTTCATGCTGTTCCTTGCCAAAGAATACAACCGTATGAACTGGGCGATGCAGCTCCACTATGGCTGCAAGCGCGACAACAACGCGTATATGTATGAGCAGCTTGGCGCCGACACTGGCTTTGACTGCATCAACAACTATGCTCCGTCCGCGCAGATGGCTGATTTCCTGAACGCTTTAAGCGCAACCAACGAGATCCCGAGGACCATCCTGTACTCCTTGAACCCCAACGATGACGCTTCCATCGGAACCATCATCGGCTGCTTCCAGGATACCGCTGCCGCCGGCAAGATCCAGCACGGCTCCGCATGGTGGTTCAACGACCACAAGGTGGGCATGACCAACCAGATGACCAGCCTGGCAAACCTTGGCTGCCTGGGCAACTTTATCGGTATGCTGACCGACTCCAGAAGCTTCCTCTCCTATACCAGGCATGAGTACTTCCGTCGGATCATGTGCGAGCTGATCGGCGGCTGGGTTGAGAACGGGGAATATCCGGATGATCAGAAGGCGTTAAAGACCATCGTTGAAGGGATCTGCTATAATAATGCGGTGAAGTATTTTGGGTTTGATCTGTAA
- a CDS encoding altronate dehydratase family protein — protein MQDFIRIHEDDNVAVALRPIAAGETLTVGQYQVTTLEEIPQGHKFALKPVPKDTEVVKYGFRIGYAKEDIPAGGWVHVHNLRTALGEVLDYTYEPVASGLKESEHAYFDGFRRADGKVGVRNEIWIIPTVGCVNSIAQALEKKAQKFVKGTVEDIIAFPHPYGCSQMGDDQENTRTVLADMVRHPNAGGVLVLGLGCENSNIPVLKEYIGEYDEQRVKFLQCQDVEDEQAEAMKLLEELAAYAGAFERETIDAGELVIGMKCGGSDGLSGITANPTVGAFSDLLIGKGGTTILTEVPEMFGAETLLMNRCETPELFEKTVDLINDFKNYFTSHNQTIYENPSPGNKKGGISTLEDKSLGCTQKSGSAQVKGVLAYGEPVKVKGLNLLSAPGNDLVASTALAVSGAHIVLFTTGRGTPFASPVPTVKISSNSKLAGHKDNWIDFNAGRMVEDKSKEELAQELFDYVLAVASGKKVKAEEAGFHDMAIFKQGVTL, from the coding sequence ATGCAGGATTTTATCAGGATTCACGAGGATGATAATGTTGCAGTAGCGCTGCGCCCGATCGCGGCTGGAGAGACGCTGACGGTCGGACAGTATCAGGTGACCACGCTGGAGGAGATCCCCCAGGGCCACAAGTTTGCACTGAAGCCGGTCCCGAAGGACACGGAGGTGGTCAAGTACGGGTTCCGCATCGGATATGCGAAGGAAGATATCCCCGCGGGCGGATGGGTGCATGTTCACAATCTGCGCACGGCGCTGGGGGAGGTGCTGGATTACACCTACGAGCCGGTGGCTTCCGGACTGAAGGAATCTGAGCATGCCTATTTTGACGGGTTCCGCCGTGCAGACGGCAAGGTGGGCGTCCGCAATGAGATCTGGATCATCCCGACGGTGGGCTGTGTCAATTCCATTGCACAGGCCCTTGAGAAGAAGGCGCAGAAGTTTGTGAAAGGAACGGTGGAGGATATCATCGCGTTCCCCCATCCTTACGGCTGCTCCCAGATGGGGGACGACCAGGAGAATACCCGGACCGTCCTGGCGGATATGGTGCGCCATCCCAACGCAGGCGGCGTGCTGGTTTTGGGGCTTGGCTGCGAGAACAGCAATATCCCTGTGCTAAAAGAGTACATCGGCGAGTATGACGAGCAGCGGGTGAAGTTTTTACAGTGCCAGGATGTGGAGGACGAGCAGGCGGAGGCGATGAAGCTTTTAGAAGAGCTGGCTGCCTACGCAGGTGCTTTTGAGCGTGAGACGATCGACGCCGGAGAGCTGGTCATCGGGATGAAATGCGGCGGTTCCGACGGACTGTCCGGCATCACAGCGAATCCGACCGTCGGGGCATTTTCCGACCTGCTGATCGGGAAAGGCGGAACCACGATCCTGACGGAGGTTCCGGAGATGTTCGGCGCGGAAACCCTTTTGATGAACCGGTGCGAGACTCCGGAGCTGTTTGAGAAGACCGTGGATCTGATCAATGATTTTAAGAATTATTTTACCAGCCACAACCAGACGATCTATGAGAACCCATCCCCGGGCAATAAAAAGGGCGGGATCTCCACGCTGGAGGACAAGTCCCTGGGCTGCACCCAGAAGTCCGGCAGCGCACAGGTGAAGGGCGTGCTGGCTTACGGCGAGCCGGTGAAGGTAAAGGGCTTGAACCTTTTATCCGCTCCGGGCAATGACCTGGTGGCATCCACGGCGCTGGCGGTATCCGGCGCCCACATTGTCCTGTTTACGACCGGACGCGGGACTCCGTTTGCATCTCCGGTGCCGACGGTCAAGATATCCAGCAACTCGAAACTTGCAGGCCATAAGGATAATTGGATTGACTTTAATGCCGGACGTATGGTAGAAGATAAGAGTAAGGAAGAACTGGCTCAGGAACTGTTTGATTATGTCCTGGCAGTGGCTTCCGGCAAAAAAGTAAAGGCAGAGGAAGCCGGGTTCCACGATATGGCGATCTTCAAACAGGGCGTGACCCTGTAA
- a CDS encoding LuxR C-terminal-related transcriptional regulator has translation MPRTRQLKQDIRYYPKALMERLENIKSFPMTLLEADSGFGKSTALQHFFDTRNPEAYPLHQHEFHSETPAEAWKIFCGLIAAFDKESAEKLTVIGMPDEDTLPEIARTIQGISCDRETFLLLDNFQLWELYRPCEFLTYLSGHGGKKLHIVVATHPYAKEDRGGLMRSGLLYLLQEEAFAFSHEDTDAYYRGAGLPLTGVQLEEVMHLTGGWVMALYIQMDAFVRTGKFEQGGMTALMQKTFWGGLSEEEKNFLLEVSIFPTFTLSQAQAFSGLTMEGTENRLREKRFFIRYDRDHSCYTMHTQLQKMLEEKFAHLPEERQREIYLKGGGLAEKTGDRMNTLRFYYRAGAWERLYAMPLTSYDIADTIDETTTPMILDIMEHTTHEMKVRYPKSLVPLAFTLFFLGQNEELLRQKDEIESVIEECSVSEEEKDAMRGELELLLSFLEYNRIDAMSERHRRALKLLGGPATLINSKSTWTFGSPSVLYMYWRESGKLNEELEQMDECMPYYYRLSRGHGTGAELIMRAEAHLHRGETDDAEILCHRAIFTADSKRQNSIAQCGVFTLARLALLHGDRELLKDSLTTLRDRSYRNTEDLCRYTYDLANGYLSLLLGNPEAVAPWLAEGRIDERRLVIMSQPFAHIIYGRVLLEKKEYKKLLGMGGYVMGISSIFPNLLPQLYMKIYMAQALDAGGKRGEAAQLLTEALEMALPDRIYLPFAENYEGIKDALASGIRERAGMENIRQLADRLSRSLTLLKEKKIELTAREREILELAKQGLENKDIAERLGIKISTVNNNFSRLYQKAEVSNRTQLLLLNL, from the coding sequence ATGCCACGAACCAGACAACTGAAACAGGATATCAGATATTACCCAAAGGCGCTGATGGAACGGCTGGAGAATATCAAGTCTTTCCCCATGACGCTTCTGGAGGCGGATTCCGGCTTCGGGAAATCAACCGCGCTCCAGCATTTTTTCGATACCCGCAACCCGGAAGCATATCCGCTTCACCAGCATGAGTTCCACTCCGAGACCCCGGCGGAGGCATGGAAGATTTTCTGCGGCCTGATTGCCGCCTTTGACAAGGAAAGCGCGGAAAAGCTTACCGTCATCGGAATGCCGGACGAGGATACCTTGCCGGAGATCGCCCGGACGATACAGGGTATTTCCTGCGACCGTGAAACCTTTCTGCTTCTGGACAACTTTCAGCTGTGGGAGCTGTACCGTCCATGCGAATTCTTGACATACCTGTCCGGCCACGGCGGGAAAAAGCTGCATATCGTTGTGGCGACCCACCCCTATGCCAAGGAGGATCGGGGCGGCCTGATGCGGAGCGGCCTCCTGTATCTTTTACAGGAGGAGGCGTTTGCCTTTTCCCATGAGGATACGGACGCCTATTACCGGGGGGCCGGGCTTCCCCTCACGGGCGTCCAGCTTGAAGAAGTCATGCACTTAACAGGCGGATGGGTCATGGCCCTGTATATCCAGATGGACGCCTTTGTCAGAACGGGGAAATTTGAACAGGGCGGTATGACGGCCCTCATGCAGAAAACATTCTGGGGTGGTCTGTCCGAGGAGGAAAAAAACTTTCTGCTGGAAGTGTCCATCTTCCCGACGTTCACACTTTCCCAGGCACAGGCTTTCTCCGGCTTAACGATGGAGGGGACGGAAAACCGTCTGCGGGAGAAGCGTTTCTTTATCCGTTATGACCGGGATCATTCCTGCTACACCATGCACACCCAGCTCCAAAAAATGCTGGAGGAAAAATTCGCCCACCTGCCCGAAGAACGGCAGAGGGAAATCTACTTAAAGGGCGGCGGCCTGGCCGAAAAAACGGGCGACCGGATGAATACCCTGCGCTTCTATTACCGCGCGGGGGCATGGGAACGGCTGTACGCCATGCCGCTCACCAGCTATGACATTGCGGACACCATCGACGAGACCACCACGCCGATGATCCTGGATATCATGGAACACACCACCCATGAGATGAAAGTCCGCTACCCAAAATCGCTGGTGCCGCTGGCCTTTACCCTCTTTTTCCTTGGGCAGAACGAGGAACTGCTCCGCCAGAAGGACGAGATTGAAAGCGTCATTGAAGAATGCTCCGTTTCGGAGGAAGAAAAGGACGCCATGCGGGGCGAGCTGGAGCTGCTGCTGTCCTTTCTGGAGTATAACCGCATCGACGCCATGAGCGAGCGCCACCGCAGGGCGCTTAAGCTGCTGGGCGGCCCGGCCACACTCATCAACAGCAAAAGCACATGGACGTTCGGCTCCCCCTCGGTGCTGTATATGTACTGGCGGGAGAGCGGAAAGCTGAATGAAGAACTGGAGCAGATGGACGAGTGTATGCCGTATTACTACCGGCTGTCCAGAGGACACGGCACCGGAGCGGAGCTGATCATGCGCGCAGAGGCTCATCTGCACCGGGGCGAGACGGACGATGCAGAAATCCTCTGCCACCGGGCCATCTTTACCGCCGACAGCAAGCGCCAGAACAGCATAGCCCAATGCGGGGTATTCACGCTGGCAAGGCTCGCCCTGCTGCATGGGGACAGGGAGCTTTTGAAGGACAGCCTTACCACCCTGCGCGACCGTTCCTACCGCAATACAGAGGACTTGTGCCGCTATACCTATGATCTGGCAAACGGCTATCTCTCCCTGCTGCTGGGCAATCCGGAGGCGGTCGCACCGTGGCTGGCGGAGGGCAGGATCGACGAGCGGCGGCTGGTCATCATGTCCCAGCCTTTCGCCCACATCATCTATGGGCGGGTACTGCTGGAAAAAAAGGAATACAAAAAGCTGCTGGGCATGGGTGGCTATGTGATGGGGATTTCCTCCATCTTCCCCAATCTCCTGCCACAACTCTATATGAAGATATACATGGCCCAGGCATTAGACGCCGGAGGAAAACGCGGGGAGGCGGCGCAGCTTTTGACCGAAGCGCTTGAAATGGCGCTGCCGGATCGGATATACCTGCCCTTTGCGGAAAATTATGAGGGTATCAAAGACGCCCTTGCCTCCGGGATCAGGGAGCGAGCGGGTATGGAGAATATCCGTCAGCTTGCAGATCGGCTGAGCAGGTCTCTGACGCTTCTGAAGGAAAAGAAAATCGAACTTACGGCGCGGGAAAGGGAGATTCTTGAACTGGCGAAGCAGGGACTTGAAAACAAAGATATAGCTGAAAGGCTTGGCATTAAGATTTCAACCGTGAACAATAATTTTTCGCGTCTATATCAAAAAGCGGAGGTGTCCAACAGAACCCAGCTTTTGCTCCTGAATTTATAA
- a CDS encoding NUDIX hydrolase, with protein sequence MMEIKTIMNKWMDLAIRVQSIAQAGLAYGENDYDIERYEELRNIAAEMLACESEVPVETIKSFFCNETGYQTPKVDTRAAIFKNDKILLVHEKNGTWSLPGGWCDVNQSVAANVIKETREEAGLNVYADRIIAVQDWRKHNACNLPYGVVKIFILCNVISGEFHRNTETTETRYFRRNELPSDLANEKTTAEQILMCFDANDAKEDWKTQFD encoded by the coding sequence ATGATGGAGATAAAAACGATAATGAATAAATGGATGGATTTGGCGATCCGGGTGCAGAGCATTGCTCAGGCCGGACTCGCTTACGGAGAAAATGACTACGACATTGAACGCTATGAAGAGCTTCGGAATATTGCGGCGGAGATGCTGGCTTGTGAGAGTGAAGTCCCCGTTGAGACAATAAAATCGTTTTTTTGCAATGAAACAGGATATCAGACACCAAAAGTTGATACCAGAGCAGCCATATTTAAAAATGACAAAATTCTGCTTGTCCACGAAAAAAACGGCACATGGTCTTTGCCCGGCGGCTGGTGCGATGTGAATCAGTCTGTAGCCGCCAATGTGATAAAAGAGACCAGAGAAGAAGCCGGATTGAATGTATATGCAGACCGGATCATTGCTGTACAGGATTGGCGCAAACATAACGCCTGCAATTTACCATATGGAGTGGTAAAAATATTTATTCTTTGTAACGTGATCAGCGGAGAGTTTCACAGAAATACCGAAACTACCGAGACCCGGTATTTTAGAAGAAATGAGCTTCCATCTGATCTTGCAAATGAAAAGACCACAGCAGAACAAATCCTTATGTGTTTTGACGCCAATGACGCAAAAGAAGACTGGAAAACGCAATTTGATTAA
- a CDS encoding sugar kinase, with protein sequence MAKVVTMGEIMLRLSTPNNEKFIQADEFDVNYGGGEANVAVSLANYGHDAQFVTAVPANPIGECAVAALRKYNVGTKFISRSGERLGIYYLETGSAMRASNVVYDRAHSSISTATADEFDFDAIFSDCDWFHFTGITPAVSDAAAELTEAACKAAKAHGVTVSVDLNFRKKLWSSEKAQKVMTNLMQYVDVCIGNEEDAEKVLGFKPGNTDVTSGELELAGYVDIFNQMADKFGFKYIISSLRESHSASNNGWSACIMDGKTREFYHSRKYSITPIVDRVGGGDSFAAGLVCGLLDGKDMKAALEFAVAASALKHTIPGDFNLVTRAEVDNLAGGDGSGRVQR encoded by the coding sequence ATGGCAAAAGTAGTAACCATGGGCGAGATCATGCTGAGATTATCTACCCCGAATAATGAGAAATTCATCCAGGCAGACGAGTTTGACGTAAACTACGGCGGCGGCGAGGCCAACGTAGCAGTATCTCTGGCTAACTATGGACATGACGCGCAGTTCGTGACCGCAGTACCGGCCAACCCGATCGGCGAGTGCGCAGTAGCGGCTTTAAGAAAATACAACGTAGGTACCAAATTCATCTCCAGAAGCGGAGAGAGACTGGGCATCTACTACTTAGAGACCGGCTCTGCAATGAGAGCTTCCAACGTGGTTTATGACCGCGCTCATTCCTCTATCTCCACAGCAACCGCTGATGAGTTTGACTTCGACGCGATCTTCTCAGACTGCGACTGGTTCCATTTTACCGGTATCACCCCGGCAGTGAGCGATGCAGCGGCAGAACTGACCGAGGCGGCTTGTAAGGCAGCGAAGGCTCACGGCGTGACCGTTTCCGTGGACTTAAACTTCCGCAAAAAACTGTGGTCTTCTGAGAAGGCACAGAAGGTTATGACCAACTTAATGCAGTATGTGGATGTATGCATCGGCAACGAGGAGGACGCAGAGAAGGTTCTCGGGTTTAAGCCGGGCAACACCGATGTTACCTCCGGCGAGCTGGAGCTGGCTGGTTATGTGGACATCTTCAACCAGATGGCAGACAAGTTCGGCTTTAAGTATATCATCAGCTCCCTGCGTGAGAGCCATTCCGCTTCCAACAACGGATGGTCCGCATGCATTATGGATGGTAAGACCCGTGAGTTCTACCATTCCAGAAAATACTCCATCACCCCGATCGTGGACCGTGTAGGCGGCGGCGACTCCTTCGCAGCTGGTCTGGTATGCGGACTGCTTGACGGCAAGGATATGAAGGCAGCCCTGGAATTTGCAGTGGCAGCTTCTGCTCTGAAGCACACCATCCCTGGCGACTTCAACCTGGTTACCCGTGCAGAGGTTGATAACCTGGCAGGCGGCGACGGTTCAGGCCGTGTTCAGAGATAA
- a CDS encoding ACT domain-containing protein, which translates to MKIKKIDHDFSVCKVSDYLQVDLEKEFCFIGKTDQEKSLVCITDDVPDHVIECDHGWRALRIEGTLDFSLIGILSKISTLLAENSITIFAISTYNTDYILTKENDFDKAADVLSDAGYQVI; encoded by the coding sequence ATGAAGATCAAAAAAATCGATCATGATTTTTCTGTGTGTAAAGTGAGTGATTACCTGCAGGTTGACCTCGAAAAAGAGTTCTGTTTTATCGGTAAAACAGACCAGGAAAAATCACTGGTCTGCATAACCGATGATGTGCCAGATCATGTGATCGAATGCGATCATGGATGGAGAGCGTTACGGATCGAAGGGACTTTGGATTTTTCACTTATTGGGATATTATCTAAAATATCGACGCTGCTGGCAGAAAACAGTATCACTATATTTGCTATCTCAACCTATAATACGGATTATATCCTGACAAAAGAAAACGACTTTGATAAAGCGGCTGATGTGCTGTCCGATGCGGGGTATCAAGTTATATAA
- a CDS encoding bifunctional 2-keto-4-hydroxyglutarate aldolase/2-keto-3-deoxy-6-phosphogluconate aldolase, with protein sequence MKKEQVLTRMKEDCLVAVVRAKNLEQGEKVVDAIIEGGINFIEITMTMDEGNPIEFISAMAKKYKNNDRVVIGAGTVLDPETARQVILAGANYVVSPGLNVETIKLCNRYRVPMLPGVMTPTEAITAMEAGCDIIKIFPGNIVGPAAISSFKGPLPQGEFMPSGGVDVDNVDKWIKAGAYAVGTGSSLTKGAKTGDFAAVTAKAKEFVEAVAAARAK encoded by the coding sequence ATGAAAAAAGAACAGGTATTAACAAGAATGAAAGAGGATTGTCTGGTAGCTGTTGTTCGTGCGAAGAATTTAGAGCAGGGCGAGAAGGTTGTTGACGCGATCATCGAGGGCGGCATCAATTTCATCGAGATCACCATGACCATGGACGAGGGCAACCCGATCGAGTTCATCTCCGCTATGGCTAAGAAATATAAAAACAACGACAGAGTCGTGATCGGCGCAGGCACCGTTCTGGATCCGGAGACCGCAAGACAGGTGATCCTGGCAGGCGCAAACTACGTGGTGAGCCCGGGCCTCAATGTAGAGACCATCAAGCTGTGCAACCGCTACAGAGTGCCGATGCTTCCGGGTGTTATGACCCCAACCGAAGCCATTACCGCTATGGAAGCCGGCTGCGACATCATCAAGATCTTCCCGGGCAACATTGTGGGACCGGCAGCGATCAGCTCCTTTAAAGGCCCGCTTCCGCAGGGTGAGTTCATGCCGTCCGGCGGTGTTGACGTGGACAACGTGGACAAGTGGATCAAGGCTGGCGCATATGCAGTGGGCACCGGCAGCAGCTTGACCAAGGGCGCTAAGACCGGCGATTTCGCGGCAGTTACCGCAAAGGCAAAAGAGTTTGTCGAGGCAGTGGCAGCAGCACGCGCAAAATAA
- a CDS encoding IclR family transcriptional regulator, with product MKLNRTTQRTVEILKLVSKNPEGITLDDICESLKLPKTSAYDIVTTLVEMGMVNVDRGQRQRYTIGLTAYRIGINYTNNMDFISVIEPELKAFAKEVGKTVFFGVRSDHEVVYICKSEPENPIITTATVGTKNPMYCTSLGKAILAFSDDETRDQVISRIKFRQKTGRTILDRESLLEELEKVKEKGYALDAREVEEHMECAGAPVFGSDGSVVGAISVSSLYKPTEDYERLGRLVSEKAKEVSKLLGFIGKI from the coding sequence ATGAAACTGAACAGAACGACGCAGAGAACTGTAGAGATCCTGAAACTGGTATCGAAGAACCCCGAGGGCATCACCCTGGATGACATCTGTGAGAGCCTTAAGCTTCCCAAGACCAGCGCTTACGATATTGTGACCACACTGGTGGAGATGGGGATGGTCAATGTGGACCGGGGACAGCGGCAGCGCTATACCATAGGCCTGACTGCATACCGCATCGGCATCAATTACACCAACAACATGGATTTCATCAGCGTGATCGAGCCGGAGCTGAAGGCGTTTGCCAAGGAAGTGGGGAAAACTGTGTTCTTTGGGGTGCGTTCTGACCATGAAGTGGTGTATATATGCAAGTCAGAGCCGGAAAATCCCATTATAACCACGGCCACGGTGGGGACGAAGAATCCCATGTACTGCACGTCGCTGGGCAAGGCCATCCTTGCCTTCAGCGATGATGAGACCAGGGACCAGGTCATAAGCCGCATCAAGTTCCGCCAGAAAACAGGACGCACGATCCTTGACCGGGAATCTCTTTTAGAAGAATTGGAGAAAGTAAAGGAGAAGGGTTATGCGCTGGACGCCAGGGAAGTGGAGGAACATATGGAATGCGCCGGAGCGCCGGTTTTTGGTTCCGACGGCAGCGTTGTGGGGGCCATCAGCGTGTCCAGCCTGTACAAGCCAACGGAGGATTATGAGCGGTTGGGACGCCTTGTTTCCGAAAAAGCGAAGGAAGTTTCAAAATTATTAGGATTTATCGGAAAAATATAA
- a CDS encoding VOC family protein — protein MGWNVVLDSDHADELAAFYEKLLGWTRFPGEEYTVLTNLHQQGLPTWITIQQVDDYVPPVWPATPEEQQQMAHLDFHVEDVEEAVEHALSCGAAISESQFDDRWRVMIDPAGHPFCILPPIMPWM, from the coding sequence GTGGGATGGAACGTTGTTCTGGATTCTGACCATGCAGACGAGCTGGCTGCATTTTACGAAAAACTGCTTGGCTGGACGCGGTTCCCGGGCGAAGAGTATACCGTCTTAACGAACCTGCACCAGCAGGGGCTTCCAACCTGGATCACCATTCAGCAGGTGGATGATTATGTGCCGCCTGTCTGGCCTGCAACGCCGGAAGAACAGCAGCAGATGGCACATTTGGATTTCCATGTAGAAGATGTGGAGGAAGCTGTGGAGCATGCTCTGTCATGCGGTGCAGCCATTTCTGAAAGTCAGTTTGATGATCGATGGAGGGTAATGATTGACCCTGCGGGACATCCGTTCTGCATCCTGCCACCTATCATGCCCTGGATGTAA
- a CDS encoding MmcQ/YjbR family DNA-binding protein — translation MAEIKSNITPWSEIRMKNYQWLDEYLQKQPSTEKEYQPAWQAYKYLLCGKMYAYIGVDDRNGRPVITLKLEPDFSDMLRSKYEDIVPGYYMNKRHWSTVYLDGKVPQDVLADIVYASYKWVRSSLSKKAQQGILGD, via the coding sequence ATGGCAGAGATAAAAAGCAATATAACACCGTGGTCTGAAATCCGCATGAAGAATTACCAGTGGCTGGATGAATACTTACAAAAACAGCCATCCACGGAAAAGGAATACCAGCCGGCATGGCAGGCATACAAATACCTGCTTTGTGGCAAGATGTACGCCTACATCGGGGTTGATGACAGAAATGGACGTCCTGTGATCACCTTGAAACTGGAGCCTGATTTCAGTGACATGCTGCGCAGCAAGTACGAAGACATTGTGCCAGGTTACTATATGAACAAGAGGCATTGGAGCACGGTGTATCTTGACGGTAAGGTGCCGCAGGACGTACTTGCAGATATTGTATATGCATCTTACAAATGGGTACGTTCATCATTAAGCAAAAAAGCACAGCAGGGAATACTGGGAGATTAG
- a CDS encoding LacI family DNA-binding transcriptional regulator encodes MNIYDVSKKAGVSIATVSRVLNGNPNVSEKTRTRVLDVMEELGYTPNVFARGLGLGTIQTIGIMCSDSSDPYLAHAIYYLEQGLRSNGYDSILCCTGNSLETKRQYFDLLRSKKVDAIILAGSKFIEQKAKDNSYIVEASGEIPVMLVNGYLEGENIYCTLCDDRMATHQATSQLIASGCRRILYLFTSQSYSGTNKMKGYRDALSGHGLPVREEYIRQCPKDVLAARDLLLALHESGLDFDAVLTSDDTLAVGTVKYAHITGRSIPDNLSIVGYNNSIYAVCTDPELTSIDSKVEALCTTTINTLMGVFNGGNVPSRTTIAADLIKRATTKF; translated from the coding sequence ATCAATATCTATGATGTATCAAAAAAGGCGGGGGTTTCCATCGCCACCGTTTCCCGGGTATTGAACGGCAATCCCAACGTCAGTGAGAAAACCAGGACGCGGGTACTTGACGTCATGGAGGAACTGGGCTATACTCCAAATGTATTTGCGAGAGGATTGGGTCTCGGCACGATCCAGACCATCGGCATCATGTGTTCAGACTCCTCAGACCCCTACCTGGCTCACGCCATTTATTATCTGGAACAGGGTCTGCGGTCCAATGGATACGACTCTATCCTCTGCTGTACCGGCAACTCCTTAGAGACCAAGCGTCAGTATTTCGACCTGCTGCGCTCCAAGAAGGTGGATGCCATCATCCTGGCCGGTTCTAAATTCATTGAACAGAAGGCAAAGGACAATTCCTACATTGTAGAAGCCTCCGGCGAGATTCCGGTGATGCTGGTCAACGGTTATCTTGAGGGGGAGAACATCTACTGCACGCTCTGCGACGACCGTATGGCAACCCATCAGGCTACCAGCCAGCTGATCGCTTCCGGCTGCCGCAGGATCTTGTATCTGTTTACCAGCCAGTCCTACAGCGGCACCAATAAGATGAAGGGATACCGGGATGCACTGAGCGGGCACGGCCTTCCTGTGCGGGAGGAATACATCCGCCAGTGCCCGAAGGACGTACTGGCAGCCAGGGACCTGCTGCTCGCCCTGCATGAATCGGGGCTGGATTTTGATGCGGTACTGACTTCCGATGATACACTGGCTGTGGGTACTGTCAAGTATGCCCACATAACCGGACGGAGCATTCCGGATAATCTAAGCATTGTGGGCTACAACAATTCCATCTATGCCGTCTGCACCGATCCGGAGCTGACCTCCATCGACAGCAAGGTGGAAGCCTTATGCACCACCACGATCAATACCCTTATGGGCGTTTTCAACGGTGGCAACGTCCCCAGCCGGACAACCATTGCCGCCGATTTGATAAAAAGAGCAACAACCAAATTTTAA